Proteins encoded in a region of the Candidatus Methylomirabilota bacterium genome:
- a CDS encoding YbaK/EbsC family protein, which yields MSHGGDIERRVVQVLDGLGVPYELLPIDPAYADTAAFCQKYERPLDRAGNTIIVASKKEPRQYSACVVKATRRLDVNHAVRRLMNVSKLSFASAEETRTLTGMMIGGVTVFALPPGLPIYVDDTLMGLDWIILGSGSRSSKIKTSPEVFRRLPGASIVAELSLEGAPGSGSS from the coding sequence GTGAGCCACGGCGGCGACATCGAGCGACGGGTCGTGCAGGTCCTCGACGGCCTCGGCGTCCCCTACGAGCTGCTCCCGATCGATCCGGCCTACGCCGACACCGCCGCCTTCTGCCAGAAGTACGAGAGGCCGCTCGACCGCGCCGGCAACACGATCATCGTCGCCTCCAAGAAGGAGCCCCGGCAGTACAGCGCCTGCGTGGTGAAGGCGACGCGCCGGCTGGACGTCAACCACGCCGTGCGGCGGCTCATGAACGTCTCCAAGCTCTCGTTCGCGTCGGCGGAGGAGACCAGGACTCTCACCGGCATGATGATCGGCGGCGTCACCGTGTTCGCGCTCCCGCCGGGCCTGCCGATCTACGTGGACGACACGCTCATGGGGCTCGACTGGATCATCCTGGGCAGCGGGAGCCGGTCCTCGAAGATCAAGACCTCGCCCGAGGTGTTCCGGCGCCTTCCCGGCGCCAGCATCGTCGCCGAGCTCAGCCTCGAAGGAGCTCCCGGTAGCGGAAGCAGCTGA